The Pseudomonas fluorescens genome segment TCGCGCAGGTGGCGGATGTGCTCAGGGCAATAGAGCTCGATGCGCAAACGTTACAGAAGCAGGCCGAGGCGCAGGCCGCTGCCCGAGAGGCCTTGAGATTATTGCAGGCCAACCATCGCTCGGGGTTGGTGACCTATCTGGATCTGCTCGTGGCCGACGTGCAGTTGCATCAGGTCGATATTGCTTACCTTCAAGCATTGGCGCAGCGGCATCAGGACACGGTTGCGTTGTTCGTGGCGCTGGGCGGTGGCTGGTGGAACCGGCCCGATACTGGCATTAGCGGAAACTAGGCATGAAATACAGTGGAATTCTGCGCATCGGGTACAAACTCCTAGTCAATGATCGCGCCAAATTCTCGGCGTTACTGGTGGGTATCACCTTCTCGGTGTTCCTGATGATGCAAATGACCGCCATGTTCGCTGGCATCCTGAACCGCGCCTATTCGACGGTCACCAATGTCGGAGCACCGATGTGGATCATCGATCCGGCGGTCAACACCCCGACGATTGCCATCCCGTTGCCGGACTACCTGCTGGACGCAGTGCGCAGCATGCAGCAGGTGGAATACGCCGTCCCGGTATTCATTGGCAGCGCCCAGGTGCGCCTGGAAAATGGCACATATCAAGGGGTTAGCGTGATTGGTCTGGACGACACCAGCCTGCTCGGTCGTCCGGCCCTGGAGCAGGGCGCCATCGAGGATATCTACGCCGAAAACGCGTTCATCGTGGTTCACGATGCTGAATTCGCAAAACTGGGCAACCCTGCCATCGGTACCTCGTTCGAGCTCAACGACCACCGGGGCATCATCGTCGGCATCGCCAGGGTTCTGGTCGGTGGATTGACCGGAGTGCCGACGCTTTACACAACCTACCGGCGTGCCATCGAATACATCCCTACGACACGCTTCACCGTGTCATACATCTTGCTCAAGCCCAGAAGCCGGCAAGGTGAGGCAGCCATCAAGCAGCAAGTGGCGCGGTTGGGCTACATCGCCCTGACCAGGGATGAGTTCAACCGGCGTATTGCCGACTTCTACATCTATCAGACCGGTGTCGGGACCAATATTCTGATGATGACAATCATCAGTTTTCTGGTCGGCCTGTCGATTTCCGGTCAGACGTTCTACAGTTTCATTCTGGAAAACCTGGATAAGTTTGCCGCTTTGAAAGCCATCGGCGCCAAGAACCGGGAGATGGTCTACATGATCTTCTTCATGGCCATGTTCACCGCGATGACCGGTTATGGTCTGGGCATCGGACTGGTGACTCTGATGATCGTCATCGCACGAACCTGTCTTCCCAACTACGCTGCGATCGTCACTTTCTGGAATCTGGGACTGGCGTTTGGTCTGGTGCTGTTGATTGCCGGGTTTTCCAGCTACCTGGGCATTCGCAAGGTGCTGAAGATCGAGCCGTTCGACATTTTCAGAGGCTGAGGCCCAAGAAAAAGCCCCTTGCCGGTTTCCCGGCAAGGGGCATACGTCTGCGGATTCATTCGCCCTTGATCGGCACGACCTTGTCCGCTTTCATCGCTTCGGGTTTTTTCGGCAGCGAGATGCTCAATACGCCTTTGCTGAAGTGCGCATCGATCTTTTCGGCGTCGACCCCTTTGGGCAGGTTGAACACCCGCTCGAAGGAACCGTAGTGACGCTCGCTCAAGTGATAGCCCTTGCGTTTTTCTTCCTTGTCCTCCTTCTTCTCGCCCTTGATGATCAGGCTGCCGTTGGACAGTTTGATCTCGATGTTCTTCTGATCCATGCCGGGCAGTTCGGCGGTGATCTCGAAGCTTTTATCCTTTTCGGTGATGTCCACCGCGGGCATGCTGCGGGAGAACAAGTCACGCGAGAAGAACGGCTCGACATCGAACAGACCACGACTGAAGGGCGATATCAATGACCCGCGGTTAAAGTCCTCGAACAGGTGGTCAACCTGTTGCCGCAGCTTCTCCAATGGGTGCCAGAGATCGGTCGTCACGGGCACCTTGTTCGATTTTGCGTCCGCATGTTCCTGCATTTTTTTCACGGAATTGCTCATTTTCGGTACTCCTCTCGGATGGAAGGCGCAGCGCCGGACGTCCTGTCGGCGAACCGCGCGGACTGAACGAACTCCTTACAACGTCAACGTCCCGGACCACAGCATCCAGCCGGCGTAGGCCGCTGCGGCCCAGATGATGATCAGCAGACCTGTCTCGGGACCACCAAGGGGCTGACCCTCACGGGATTTCAGCGTGCCCAGGTAGATCAGTGAGCCGGGGGCGTAGAGCAAGGCGCTGAGCAGCATGTATTTGGGGCCGGCGGCGTACAGCAGCCAGACGCAATACAGCGTGGCGACCAGCGCGATGGTCAGGTCTCGCACTTGCAGGGCGCGATGACCGGCGTAGGTTTCGCCCTGCCAGGTCATTTTCAGTGCATACAGACTGCTGAGCAGGTAGGGCAGCAGGATCATCGAGGTGGCAAGGGAAATCAGTGCCAGGTAACTGGCGCTCGAATACAGCGTCAGCAGCAGAAACAGCTGGATGCATCCGTTGGTCAGCCACAAGGCGTGGACCGGTACGCCACGGGTGGACTCCACGCCGAGCGACAGTGGCATGACCTTTTCCTTCGCCGGTGTGAACACCGATTCGGCTGCCAGAAGCGTCCAGGCGAGCAGGGCGCCACCGACCGAAACAATCAGGCCGATGCTGATCAGCACGGCACCCCATGGCCCTGCGGCGGCCTGCAGTACGCCGGCCATCGAAGGGTTTTTCAGGGCGGCCAGTTCCGGTTGTTTGAGAATGCCCAGTGACAACAGGGATACCGCAATCAGCAGCAACAGGGTGATGACAAAACCGATGACCGTGGCGCGTCCGACATCGGCGCGTTCTGCGGCGCGGGCAGAAAACACATTGGCGCCTTCGATGCCGATAAACACCCAGACCGTCACCAGCATCGTGCTTTTGACCTGGTCGAGGGTGCTGCCCAGCGCCGGTGCGCCCCAGAAGTCCATGGTGAACGTGTCGCGCCGGAACGCCGCGATCACAAAACCGATGAACAACAGCAGCGGCACGATCTTGGCCGCGGTGCTCAGGGCGTTGGCACGGGCCGCCGTGCGCATGCCCCGCAGGATCATCCAGTGCAACGACCAGAGCACGACCGACGCACCGGCAATCGCTGCCTTGTTATTGCCGTCGCCAAATGCCGGAAAGAAGTAACTCAGCGCGGCAAACAGAATCACCAGATAGCTGACGTTGCCGATCCAGGCACTGATCCAGTAGCCCCAGGCAGAGTTGAAACTGAGAAAGTCACCGCCCAGTGCCCGGGCGTAGGCGAACACACCGTTATCCAGTGCCGGCTGGCGGTTGGACAAACTCTGATAGACCAGAGCCAGGGACAGCATGCCGACCCCGGTGATCAGCCAGCCGATCAGGATCGCCCCGGCCCCGGCGCTGGCGGCCATGTTCTGCGGCAGGCTGAAAATGCCACTGCCGATCATCGAACCCACCACCAGCGCCACCAGCAGGCTCAGCGTCAGGCGCCTGGGCTCGCTCTTGCGCAAACTGCCGGTCAGTGGCGAATGCTGGGCGGGGGTAGCGCCCGGTTGAACGTCTTGCAGTTGAGTAGCCATGACGCGCCTCCACGAGACAGGATGGTCGGCATTGGCCGCGGACGCGGTCATGCGGACCTCGAGGATTAATCTCGGCGAGAAACGCGCAGGCGTGTTTGATTAAAATCAACTGAGAGAAAAACGCCGCGCCGGCCGCGGGTGACGATCAACCGGTCGCGGCTCGCGCCGCAGGCAAGTCGAGGGCTTTCAGCAGCGTTCTGCAGGGAAGGGAAGCAGGAGGGCTTACGCCCGGTCCATTGCTTCGTCCAGCCCTTGTTCTTCACCCAGAAACCCACCGCTTTGATGTTGCCAGAGGCGTGCGTAAGTGCCGTTTCGTTCCAGCAGCTCGGCGTGGGTGCCTTGTTCGATGATGCGGCCCTCGTCCATGACGATCAGTCGGTCCATGGCCGCAATCGTCGACAAACGATGGGCGATGGCGATGACGGTCTTGCCCTGCATCATGTCATCGAGGCTTTCCTGGATGGCGACTTCGACTTCGGAGTCCAGGGCACTGGTGGCCTCGTCGAGCAGCAGGATCGGCGCGTTCTTGAGCATCACCCGGGCGATGGCGATACGTTGCCGCTGACCGCCGGACAGCTTGATGCCGCGTTCGCCCACCAGCGTGTCGTATCCGGTGTGTCCCTGGCGGTCGCTCAATTGGCTGATGAAACCGTCTGCCTGGGCGCTGATCGCCGCGCTGCGGACCTGCGCATCGGTGGCGTCCGGGCGACCGTAGGCGATGTTGTCGCGAATCGAGCGGTGCAGCAGCGACGTATCCTGCGTGACCATGCCGATGGCGCTGCGCAGACTGTCCTGGGTTACTTGCGCGATGTTTTGCCCGTCGATGCGAATCGTACCGCTGTCCACGTCATAGAAGCGCAGCAGCAGGTTGATCAGCGTTGATTTGCCGGCACCGGAACGACCCACCAGACCGATTTTTTCCCCGGCGCGGATGTGCAGGCTCAAGCCGTCGAGCACCTGGCGCTCACCGTTGTAGTTGAAGTGCACGTTGTCGAAGGTCACGGCGCCGCCGGAAGGCACCAGCACGCCGGCGTTCGGCGCGTCCTGCACTTTCGGGCCCCGGGTCAGGGTTTCCATGCCGTCCTGCACGGTGCCGATGTTTTCGAACAGCGACGTCATCTGCCACATGATCCAGTGGGACATGCCATTGATCCGCAACGCCATGGCGGTGATTGCCGCCACCGCACCCGCGCCGACCTGGCCCTGGTGCCAGAGCCAGAGCGCATAACCACCGGCGCCAAGAATCAGCCCGACCACCAGTGCCTGATTGACGATCTCGAACTGGCTGACCAGACGCATCTGGCGAAAACCGGTGTGCTTGAAATCCTCCATCGCTGCGCGCGCGAAATGCGCTTCACGGTTGGAGTGCGAGAACAATTTCACCGTGGTGATGTTGGTGTAAGCGTCGGAAATCCGCCCCGTCATCGAGGAGCGTGCATGGGCCTGT includes the following:
- a CDS encoding ABC transporter permease, whose product is MKYSGILRIGYKLLVNDRAKFSALLVGITFSVFLMMQMTAMFAGILNRAYSTVTNVGAPMWIIDPAVNTPTIAIPLPDYLLDAVRSMQQVEYAVPVFIGSAQVRLENGTYQGVSVIGLDDTSLLGRPALEQGAIEDIYAENAFIVVHDAEFAKLGNPAIGTSFELNDHRGIIVGIARVLVGGLTGVPTLYTTYRRAIEYIPTTRFTVSYILLKPRSRQGEAAIKQQVARLGYIALTRDEFNRRIADFYIYQTGVGTNILMMTIISFLVGLSISGQTFYSFILENLDKFAALKAIGAKNREMVYMIFFMAMFTAMTGYGLGIGLVTLMIVIARTCLPNYAAIVTFWNLGLAFGLVLLIAGFSSYLGIRKVLKIEPFDIFRG
- a CDS encoding Hsp20/alpha crystallin family protein, coding for MSNSVKKMQEHADAKSNKVPVTTDLWHPLEKLRQQVDHLFEDFNRGSLISPFSRGLFDVEPFFSRDLFSRSMPAVDITEKDKSFEITAELPGMDQKNIEIKLSNGSLIIKGEKKEDKEEKRKGYHLSERHYGSFERVFNLPKGVDAEKIDAHFSKGVLSISLPKKPEAMKADKVVPIKGE
- a CDS encoding basic amino acid/polyamine antiporter → MATQLQDVQPGATPAQHSPLTGSLRKSEPRRLTLSLLVALVVGSMIGSGIFSLPQNMAASAGAGAILIGWLITGVGMLSLALVYQSLSNRQPALDNGVFAYARALGGDFLSFNSAWGYWISAWIGNVSYLVILFAALSYFFPAFGDGNNKAAIAGASVVLWSLHWMILRGMRTAARANALSTAAKIVPLLLFIGFVIAAFRRDTFTMDFWGAPALGSTLDQVKSTMLVTVWVFIGIEGANVFSARAAERADVGRATVIGFVITLLLLIAVSLLSLGILKQPELAALKNPSMAGVLQAAAGPWGAVLISIGLIVSVGGALLAWTLLAAESVFTPAKEKVMPLSLGVESTRGVPVHALWLTNGCIQLFLLLTLYSSASYLALISLATSMILLPYLLSSLYALKMTWQGETYAGHRALQVRDLTIALVATLYCVWLLYAAGPKYMLLSALLYAPGSLIYLGTLKSREGQPLGGPETGLLIIIWAAAAYAGWMLWSGTLTL
- a CDS encoding ABC transporter ATP-binding protein; amino-acid sequence: MLRVFERRLDPFPPDEAPPPPAGLLRFLWACTRGARGYVLALALLSAGVSIYEAWLFSFLGQVVDLLSAWQAGGAQSAQERRVLWGIAIVLLTSIGLVALRTMVQHQILAINLPLRLRWDFHRLMLRQSLSFFSDEFSGRVTTKVMQTALAVREVLFTVIEIAPGIGVYFIAIIALAGGFALKLMLPFLAWVALFGLAMLYFVPRLGQVGQEQAHARSSMTGRISDAYTNITTVKLFSHSNREAHFARAAMEDFKHTGFRQMRLVSQFEIVNQALVVGLILGAGGYALWLWHQGQVGAGAVAAITAMALRINGMSHWIMWQMTSLFENIGTVQDGMETLTRGPKVQDAPNAGVLVPSGGAVTFDNVHFNYNGERQVLDGLSLHIRAGEKIGLVGRSGAGKSTLINLLLRFYDVDSGTIRIDGQNIAQVTQDSLRSAIGMVTQDTSLLHRSIRDNIAYGRPDATDAQVRSAAISAQADGFISQLSDRQGHTGYDTLVGERGIKLSGGQRQRIAIARVMLKNAPILLLDEATSALDSEVEVAIQESLDDMMQGKTVIAIAHRLSTIAAMDRLIVMDEGRIIEQGTHAELLERNGTYARLWQHQSGGFLGEEQGLDEAMDRA